GTAGGGTATGATCCTGACCGAAAACCAGCGGTCGTCGTTGGTGGTAATCTGCTTTTCGCTGACCGCCAGGGTATCCAGGGTCTGCCGGGCGTCTTCCCGCAGGTCCGGATACCGGAGACTGGTGGTCAGGTCGCCGATCGGGCGGCCTATGTCGCTTTCGCGCAGGTTGACGATGGCTGCAGTCCGCTCGGTATAGCGCCGTACGTTCAGGTCCTGATCCAGGAACAGAACCGCAATTTCGATGCTGTTGAGCACGTTCTGCATATCGCTTTGTGCAAGCGCGAGGTCGTCCAGCTTGGTTTGCAGTTCTGTATTAATGGTTTGCAGTTCTTCGTTCATCGACTGCATTTCTTCCTTGGACGTTGTCAGCTCTTCATTGGCAGACTGCAACTCTTCGTTGGTGGACTGAAGCTCTTCGTTGGACGCCTGCAGTTCTTCCCGGGTCTGTTTTGCCTGCTTCCGCAGACTTTCAATTTCCTTTTGATACCGCTGGGTTTCCGCAGCGTAGTCCGATTCGGCGGCCGAGGCAGATTTGCGGCGCCGTGAGGGCGGGGGTGTGGGTGCGTCGCGGAATACTACCATGGTCATGCCCTTCAGGGCGTCAGGTTCACGGAGGGCCTGAATGGTCACGTCAACGGCCTGTGTGCCGGAGCCGGTCTGTACCACTACCCCGCTGAGCTCAAGCGGTTCCGCCTGATCCGATGCCTGTTGCAGGGCGTTATAAAGGTGTTCGCGCAGACCTTCCCGGGCCATGGCATGGATGTTCCAGTTGGCCTTTCCGGCAGCAGGTTCCAGATACTTGCCGGTACGGCCGCTGATATAAACAATATCCGCTTCTGCGTTGAGCACGACAGCAGCCGGTGCATAGACCTGTAGCAGCACATGATCCGCGGCGGATTGCAGGTTGTTGGTAGCCTCCTGAGGGAGGTCCTGGTTGGATCGCACGGAGTGCTCCTTGTCAAAGGTGGACATCGGTGGGAACGATTTTAGCAAGAAGTTATAGTGCCGAAAGGAGTTGAAAGGTTTGCATCGGTACAGGCGCATTTTAGGCTTCAGCGGTGCAAACAGATGATTCAGCCGGCCGATGGTTTCCGAACTGCCCAGCATCAACAATCCGTTCGGGCGGAGGCTGTAGTGGAACAAGGGCAGTATCCGCCGTTGCAGCGACGCGTCGAAATAAATCAGCAGGTTGCGGCAGGTAATCATATCCAGCTTGGTAAATGGCGGATCAAGGATGACATCGTGCGGGGCAAACAATACCTTGTCACGTATCGACGGGCTTATCTGGTAATAGTTGCTGTGCCTGGTGAAAAAACGCGTCAGTCGGTCTTCCGATACAGTGTCTTGAATACTCAGTGGATACTGCCCCTGTCGCGCCTGGGCAATGGCTTCAGGACTGATATCGGAGGCAAAAATCTGCAGGTTCTGCGTTCGCCTCGGTTCAATGCGGTCCAGCACCTCGGTGAACGCCATGGCCAGCGAATAAGCCTCTTCCCCGGTTGAGCAGCCCACCACCCAGGCTCTCAGCGTCTGGTCCGGGGGTTGCGCAGTGATCAGTTCTGGCAGGCCGGTTTCTATCAGGTAGTCCCAGGTTTCCGGATCCCGGAAAAACTGGGTAACGCCGATCAACAGTTCCCGGAATAACAGCTGAACTTCCTGTTTGTTATCGGCAAGAAAGTGGCTGTAATCGGCCAGATCCGCAATCCCATGGATGGCCATGCGGCGCTCGATCCGACGGTGAAGGGTCGAGGGTTTGTAGAGCGAAAAGTCATGCCGGGTGTGCTTTTGCAGCACGCGGATGATCGGGTCCAGTTGTGTCAGAGATCTGAGGCCCCGTTGGTCAGCAGGATGGGGGCCTTTACCGGGTTCGGGCACACGCCGGACATACGCCAGGATACGATCCGGTAATTCGTCAGCCGGTGCCACAATATCGGCACAGTCCGCGGCTATCGCACTCTTGGGCATGGCATCGAACTGGGCCGTGTCGGGACTCTCAACCACGGTCAGCCCGCCGGTGGCCTTTATGGCCTGCAGCCCCAGGGTGCCGTCTGAGCCCATGCCGGAAAGCACAACGGCAATGGCCCGCTCGCTGTGGGCGCTGGCCAGCGATGAAAACAGCACATTGATGGGCAGGCGCATTCCCCGGGATTCCTCTGGCTGCTCCAGCTTCAGGGTTTCATCAAGCACCCGGAGTTCCCGATTCGGCGGGATGACATAAATTGAATCGGCGCGAATGGGCATGTTCTGCTGCGCTTCATGCACCGGCATTTCGGTATAGCGTTGCAGCAGTTCCGGCAGCAGTGCTTTCTGGGTCGGGTCCAGGTGTTGCACGACCAGAAATGCCATGCCGGTATCGCAAGGCGTATTGCGGAAAAAGTCTTCGAATGACGCCAGGCCACCAGCGGAGGCGCCGATACCTACGATACGCATCAGAACCTGTCAGAGTTATTCGTGGCTTCAGTCAGGATCATCAGAATGCTGTCACCATCAGCCGCAGGCTTTGCGCTGATTGTCACGTGCCTGTGGTCCGGGAGTTCAACCGTTGCATTCGCTGAGCTCTGTTCCCAGGGATTCCTGAACAGTGGGTTCACAACAGCTTCCTGGCCGGGTGCCAGAAGTGCGCTCAGGGCCATACCGGCAAGATTCGTGGTGGAATCGCCGAAAAGCACGCCGGCAGCCTCGTTGACTTCAATGATGGCACCGTCGTTGGCCAGAATCAGATAGGCGGCCGGTGCCTGTTCATAGAGTGACCGGTAATGGCCCCGCTCCTCTCTGAGTTCATGTTCATTGGCCTCAATCTGTTCGTAGAGAAGATCAAGCTCCACCTGATACGTCTGCAGCTCATGGAGTAACTTGACGGCGTCGGCGGCCGCTTCGGGGTTGCTGGCACGCTCGTACAGCAGTTTCAGTGCATCCACACCCAGTGTGCCGCCTCGGCTGGGTGGCGGTACTCCGTGGTCGAGCAGGTCCTTGGCGCTGCGTCGCAGCCGATCATGGCTTGCGGCATTCGGGTATTTGTGTGTGTCTTCCATCTGGCCTCCTTGTAGATGCCTCTCAAAATGCGCATCAAAAACTGGCGCCTGAGGTACGTCAATCAAGTCTACGCCACCTTGAGGTAGCGGGATAGCTAGCGTCGAGTGTATACCCAAAGATGCTCATATTGTGTGCGTTAGCGAACGGACTGTAGTCGTGTCAGGCCTCAATGCTAAATAGTGTAAATACAAGGAATCAAACTATGACAACGCACTTGATCCGGCGGGCCACTGAACATGGTCAGTGAGGCGATTGCCAATGCCGAACTGGAAGAGGCAAACCGTCATCTGGCCATGTACCGGATCAAGGAACTGATCCAGAAGCCTGTCGACCGTCTCAGTAGTTGGAGTAGCCTGAAGCCAGGCGGTCAGTTTCCCGCTTGACCACGGCGTAACATTCGCAGGACAGTGCCTCGAGCCCTGGCCGGTCAGTCACGTTTATATGGCCGCGACGATATTGGATAATCCCCAGGTCCTGCAGTTTGCCAGCCGCTTCGGTGACGCCCTCACGGCGGACACCCAGCATGTTGGCGATGAGTTCCTGGGTCATTGTCAACTGGTTATCCGGGAGGCGATCCAGGGATAACAGCAGCCAGCGACACAGTTGCTGGTCAATTGAGTGGTGACGATTACACACAGCCGTCTGGGACATCTGGGTGATCAGCGACTGGGTGTAGCGCAGGGTAAGCACCCGTACCTCGGGGCTGAAGTCAAACTCATTCTTGAGTTCCTGAGCGGGCATTCGGTAAGCGTAGCCCTTGCTTTGTACAACCGTTCGGCTGGGGGTACTGTCTCCGCCCATAAATACGGCAATGCCTGCCATTCCCTCTTTCCCGACCACCGAAATTTCGGCGGACGAGCCGTTCATCATGACGTAAAGCAGCGAAATAATGCAGTTGGTCGGAAAATAGACAAATTCAATGGCCTGGCCGGATTCGTAAATGACGTCACCCAGTTTCATTTCAACCAGTTTGAGTTTGGGGAAAATCCGCTTTTTGGCGGTGTCCGGCAAGGCGGACAGCAATTGATTCTGTTCGTGGAAGACAGATGATTCGGACATACCACCTCCCTGGCGGAGCCATCATGAATAGTTACATCACGCTAACACGAAACACACATCCAGACTGAAAGAATATCAGATTCGAGCAGCATCTCCTGATGGTAAACCATCCATCAGCGCCCGGTGTCCCCTAGGAATCGGGACTGTTGGCTCGAGTACTCCAGGTAAAGTGGCTTGCCCATTCCAGCGCTTTTTCCAGCGGCATCGGCCTGCTGTAGAAAAAGCCCTGCCCCAGCTCGCACCCCAGCTCCATCAATTTAGCTTCCACCGGAGCGGATTCAATGCCTTCCGCGACGAGGCGGCGCTGGAAACTCTGGGACAAACTGACAATGGCGCTGACAATCATAAAGTTATCATTGTTATCCAGCATATCCATGACAAAGGACCTGTCGATCTTGATTTCCTGTGCAGGCAGACGGCGGAAGAGATCCAGCGAGGAGTAACCGGTGCCGAAATCATCAAGTGACATGTCCACGCCCAGGTCACGGCAGGCCTGCAGATTCTCCAGTACCCTGTGGGTATCGTCCAGGGCGGTGGTTTCGAGAATTTCGAGAATCAGGTTGGAGCGGATGTCGTGGGGGCAATCGCCAAGGGCGCTGGCAAGGTCATCACGGAAATCCGGGCCCAGAAAATGGGAGGGGCTGAGGTTAACACTCACAGTATACGGAAGCCGGCTGTCCGCAAATTCCTGTAAGCGTGTGATAGCTTCGCGAATAACAAAGTTACCGACACTGCGGGCGTATTCCGTGTATTCAATGTGTTCGAGGAAGTAATCAGGACTCAGCAGCCCTTGCACAGGGTGGTTCCAGCGTATCAGTGCCTCGAAACCCTCAAGGCAGTGTCTGGTGAAACTGACCTTGGGCTGATAGTAGAGTTCGAGCTGGCCGAGCCTGATGGCATCGCCGATCTGCTCGATGACTTTTACCCGTTCCTTGCGGGAAAAGTGGGAGTCCAGATCGAACAGGGTGTAAGTGTTCTTGCCGGCTTCCTTGGCGGCATACATGGCCTGGTCAGCATGGCGTATCAGCAGGTCGGCGTCGGCGTCATCATCCGGGTAGATGGTCACACCCATACTGGCTGAAAGGTTCAGTATATGATGGCGGTAGTTGATCGGCCGCCTGATGGCCTCCAGCAGCCGGGCATAAACCCGCGCATCATCGACATCCCGAAGTATGGCCACAAACTCGTCACCTCCCAGACGGGCAACGATATCGTGGGCGCGAATGCTCGATAACAGCCTCTGGGCGATGGATTTAAGTACCGCATCACCCACGGCGTGGCCGTGCAGGTCGTTGATTTCCTTGAAACCGTCGAGATCAATAAAACAGACAGACACCAGGCCCTCTCGCTGTTTGGCCTCAAACAGCTCCTGCTCAAACAGGGCTGTCAGTCTGCGCCGGTTTGGCAGCCCGGTAAGTGCGTCAAAGTTGGCAGCCTGCTCGAGACTCTTCTGGTGTTCGCGTTTCTCCTGGTAGAGCCGCTTGCGCTCGATCAGGTTGCCTACGGTTTGCAGCAGAGGTTCAAGCTCTTCGGCGAGCCTGGCGGTGTAACCGCCCAGGCGGTTGGCAAGACCAATGAGGCCGATCTGTCTGTCCCCGGAAAACACCGGGATGCCAATATACGCTGTGATGGGTGGATGGCCGCTGGGCAAGCCTCCCCGGCGGGGATCGGTTTCAAGGTCGTTGGAGACGATGACTTCCCCGGTCACCATGGGTTTGCCCAGAATATTGTCGAGACGATCGAAAATCAGCCCTCGTCGCTCCACTTCCTGATACAGCGCCTGCGTTTCCGGGCTCCAGGCGATATTGGTAATGGCCCCGATCTTCAGATAGGGGATCTGATTGTCATGGCGGAGCACTTCGCCGATGAAGCCGAACTGGCTGCCGGTCAAGGACAGCAGGTCGCTCAGCATTTGTTCGAACGCCGCCCGCTCATTGTCGCTGGTCAGAAAAACGTTCTGCGCCCGGTGGATGGCCCGGCTGAGGTGCGACACATGGACATAGTCATGATCGGTGGTTGCCAGGTAGGCTCGCTCCAGTTCGTCCTCGACAATGCTGGCAAGGCTTCGCAGCACATCCAGGTCAACCTCGTTGAGCTGCCGGGGCTTGTCGTCAATGATACAGAGAGTGCCGATTTTGAAACCGCCGGGCTCGCGCACGGGCATCCCGGCGTAGAAGCGGATGAATGGCTCGCCGGTAACCAGTGGATTCTTGCTGAAGCGGGGGTCTTCGGCAGCGTCTGCTACCAGCAGGATTTTGTCCTGTTGTATGGCGTAGTCACAGAACGCCACCGATCGCGGCGTTTCCGGGGTATCCAGACCCTGCCGGGATTTGAACCACTGGCGCTCATTGTCGACGATCGTAAAAAGCGCGATCTTCACCTGATAGTACTGCCGCGCAATTCGCGTCAGCCGCTCGAAACGTTCTTCCGGCGGCGTGTCAAGAATACCCAGGCGATTCAGGGCTGCGAGCCTGCGTTTTTCAATGTTCGAGGAGGTCATCAACCAGTCTCCGCAAAAGGCCGCGTTACCTGATGTTCGGATGTGTTTTGGAATATCACTCACTATTGTCCTGAACTAGACTGAATGCAAAACAATAAACGGGAAATGTCCATGACAATACGCAATTTCTGGGGTTGGGGTAACGAGGAAAGCGCATTTGATGACCAGCAGATTGGCCAGCTTCGCCATCTGGTCGGTAGGCAGTTTGGAGGCGTGGAACTGACCTGCCAGGCCCCACCGACGTTGGCCGACCTGGCTATGCCGGAACCCCGGTTGCAGCCTCCGCAATCATTGTTGCCCATTATTTCCACGGACCGCCGGGATCGGGCCAGCCACACCTACGGCAAATCCTTCCGGGACATTGTGCGGGGCCTGGAGGGGGATTACCGCTGCGCGCCGGACCTCATTGCCCGCCCGTCCACCGAACAGGAACTGCTGGACGTGCTGGACTACGCCAGCCGCTGCGGTGCTGCCGTAATTCCCTACGGCGGCGGCTCCAGTGTGGTGGGTGGAACCGAGCCCCGCTACGAGGGTGACTGGGCGGGTACCATTACCGTCGACATGGAGAGCTTCAGCCGCATCCTCGAGGTGGACCGGACGTCCCGGGCAGCCCATATAGAGGGTGGCATCTACGGGCCCGCCCTCGAGGACGGTTTGCGTCCCCATGGTTTTACCCTGCGGCATTTCCCTCAGTCTTTCGAGTTCTCGACCCTGGGTGGCTGGATCGCCACCCGCTCTGGCGGCCACTTCGCCACGCTCTATACCCACATTGACGACCTGGTGGAAGCCACCCGTGTGGTAACACCCAGGGGATCGCTGGAAACCAGGAGACTGCCGGGCTCGGGCGCCGGCCCTTCGCCGGACCGACTGTTTCTGGGCTCCGAAGGCATTCTCGGCTTCGTGACATCGGCGTGGATGCGCTTGCAGGCCAGGCCGGAGTTCAGGGCCACCCGAACAGTGCATTTCGGAGACTTTTTCCAGGGCGCGGAAGCGGTTCGCCGGTTGTCCCAGTCCGGCCTTTACCCCACCAATTGCCGGCTAATCGATGCCCGTGAAGCCCTGATCAACGGTATCGGTAATGGTAGTAAGCACTTACTTATTATCGGCTTCGAATCTGCTGACCATCCGGTGGATGCTTGGTTGGAGCGGGCCCTGGAAATTGTCGCCGACGCTGGCGGATCGGTTCAGGCCAGCCGGGAGCAGACGCCTGATAAAGGTCAGGCCGGTGACTGGCGCCAGCAATTTATCCGCGCGCCCTACATGCGGGATGCACTGATTCGCCTGGGGCTGGTGGCGGAAACCTTCGAAACCGCGATTACCTGGGACAGGTTCGAAGCCTTCCACCAGGGCGTCAGCGAGACTGTGAACCGGGTTACCCGTGAGGTTTGCGGCAAGGCGTTTGTCACCTGCCGTTTCACCCACGTCTATCCCGACGGCCCCGCGCCCTACTACACCGTGATTGCCCCGGGCCGGCGTGGTGACCAGGTAAAACAGTGGGACGAGATCAAGCTGGCGGTGATGGAAACCCTGATCGACCTGGGTGGCACCATTACCCATCACCATGCTGTGGGCCGTGATCACCGGCCCGGCTATGATCGCCAGCGGCCGGAGCTGTTTGCTGATGTGCTGCGTTCAGCCAAACAGACGTTGGACCCTGATGGTCTGTTGAACCCGGGGGTGCTGATATAGTCCTCAGGCTTCCGGGTAGGCAACCCGGCCTTCAAGCCATGTTGACGTGGCCCTGGGGATTTACCGCGCCGGAGTCCGGAGATTAAACGGTCGCAATCCTCGGCCAGGCGCGAATCGGCACTAATCAAACCGCTGCGGACTGAAGGGCTTCAGGGGCACGGCCGTCTTTTCGCCATCGATCAGTTGGGCTGTCAGTTGCGCCGCGGCGGCAGAGAAGGTCCAGCCGAAGGTGCCATGACCAGTGTTGAGGTAAAGGTTCCGCTCCCGGCCGGCGCCGATTATCGGCGGGCCATCGGGGGTCATGGGCCGAAACCCCGTCCAGGCCTCGGCCGATTTCAGGTCGGCGGCGCCGGGGAAGCGCGAGTCGATGGCCTTGCGCAGAGTCGCGAGCCGGCGTTCGGGGATCTGCCGGTTGTAGCCGGCCAGCTCGACAAAGCCGGTCACCCGCATACGGGTCCCCAAACGGGTGGCGGCGACCTTGTACAGGTCGTCGACAAGGGTCGACCGTGGGGCCCGTTCAGGGTCGATCAGGGGCGCGGTCAACGAATAGCCTTTGACCGGATAGCTGGGCACGCGTAAGCGAAAGTGGCTGGCGAACTCGTTGGAATCGGTCCCCGCACAGAGGACAAAGGCATCCGCAGCTAAAGACTCTCTGGGCGCACCGCTGGCGTTGGCGGCAAGAGTCAGTGCGCACAGCCGGCCCTGTTCACGGACAACACCAGTCACTTCTGTCTCATAAAGAAAGCGAACGCCCTCGGCTTCGCAGGCTTTCGCGATACCTTGGGTGAAGCGGTGGCAATCGCCAGTACCGTCTTCGGTCACCTGCAAGGCACCTTTGAGCGGTCCGCTGCGGGCCAGCCCAGGCTCGCACTCATAGGTTTCCTCAGGGTCGAGCAGTTGATGGGCAATGCCCATCTCATGGAGCAAGGCGGCCTTGGCCTGCAAGCCCTGTAAGCTCTCCTCACTGCTCGCTAGCTCAATCAGACCGCCGCGGTCGCCATCAAAGTCCAGCTCCAAGTTTTCCTCCAAAGACTGGAAACACTCGCGGCTGTAGGCGCCAAGTCTGA
Above is a genomic segment from Marinobacter panjinensis containing:
- a CDS encoding Crp/Fnr family transcriptional regulator — translated: MSESSVFHEQNQLLSALPDTAKKRIFPKLKLVEMKLGDVIYESGQAIEFVYFPTNCIISLLYVMMNGSSAEISVVGKEGMAGIAVFMGGDSTPSRTVVQSKGYAYRMPAQELKNEFDFSPEVRVLTLRYTQSLITQMSQTAVCNRHHSIDQQLCRWLLLSLDRLPDNQLTMTQELIANMLGVRREGVTEAAGKLQDLGIIQYRRGHINVTDRPGLEALSCECYAVVKRETDRLASGYSNY
- a CDS encoding D-amino acid dehydrogenase translates to MHIAVIGAGVVGATTAQALSLRGHKVTVIERLGQAGLETSRANAGQRSYGSVYPWASPAMIKKALPWLMQRDGPLKMHIPPSLATLRFLVATWRYAMTPGLFDANKRAMLRLGAYSRECFQSLEENLELDFDGDRGGLIELASSEESLQGLQAKAALLHEMGIAHQLLDPEETYECEPGLARSGPLKGALQVTEDGTGDCHRFTQGIAKACEAEGVRFLYETEVTGVVREQGRLCALTLAANASGAPRESLAADAFVLCAGTDSNEFASHFRLRVPSYPVKGYSLTAPLIDPERAPRSTLVDDLYKVAATRLGTRMRVTGFVELAGYNRQIPERRLATLRKAIDSRFPGAADLKSAEAWTGFRPMTPDGPPIIGAGRERNLYLNTGHGTFGWTFSAAAAQLTAQLIDGEKTAVPLKPFSPQRFD
- a CDS encoding PAS domain S-box protein, giving the protein MEDTHKYPNAASHDRLRRSAKDLLDHGVPPPSRGGTLGVDALKLLYERASNPEAAADAVKLLHELQTYQVELDLLYEQIEANEHELREERGHYRSLYEQAPAAYLILANDGAIIEVNEAAGVLFGDSTTNLAGMALSALLAPGQEAVVNPLFRNPWEQSSANATVELPDHRHVTISAKPAADGDSILMILTEATNNSDRF
- a CDS encoding chemotaxis protein CheB, which gives rise to MRIVGIGASAGGLASFEDFFRNTPCDTGMAFLVVQHLDPTQKALLPELLQRYTEMPVHEAQQNMPIRADSIYVIPPNRELRVLDETLKLEQPEESRGMRLPINVLFSSLASAHSERAIAVVLSGMGSDGTLGLQAIKATGGLTVVESPDTAQFDAMPKSAIAADCADIVAPADELPDRILAYVRRVPEPGKGPHPADQRGLRSLTQLDPIIRVLQKHTRHDFSLYKPSTLHRRIERRMAIHGIADLADYSHFLADNKQEVQLLFRELLIGVTQFFRDPETWDYLIETGLPELITAQPPDQTLRAWVVGCSTGEEAYSLAMAFTEVLDRIEPRRTQNLQIFASDISPEAIAQARQGQYPLSIQDTVSEDRLTRFFTRHSNYYQISPSIRDKVLFAPHDVILDPPFTKLDMITCRNLLIYFDASLQRRILPLFHYSLRPNGLLMLGSSETIGRLNHLFAPLKPKMRLYRCKPFNSFRHYNFLLKSFPPMSTFDKEHSVRSNQDLPQEATNNLQSAADHVLLQVYAPAAVVLNAEADIVYISGRTGKYLEPAAGKANWNIHAMAREGLREHLYNALQQASDQAEPLELSGVVVQTGSGTQAVDVTIQALREPDALKGMTMVVFRDAPTPPPSRRRKSASAAESDYAAETQRYQKEIESLRKQAKQTREELQASNEELQSTNEELQSANEELTTSKEEMQSMNEELQTINTELQTKLDDLALAQSDMQNVLNSIEIAVLFLDQDLNVRRYTERTAAIVNLRESDIGRPIGDLTTSLRYPDLREDARQTLDTLAVSEKQITTNDDRWFSVRIIPYRRVDNMIDGVVITLVDITETKNLESSLRKQPQA
- a CDS encoding FAD-binding oxidoreductase, whose protein sequence is MTIRNFWGWGNEESAFDDQQIGQLRHLVGRQFGGVELTCQAPPTLADLAMPEPRLQPPQSLLPIISTDRRDRASHTYGKSFRDIVRGLEGDYRCAPDLIARPSTEQELLDVLDYASRCGAAVIPYGGGSSVVGGTEPRYEGDWAGTITVDMESFSRILEVDRTSRAAHIEGGIYGPALEDGLRPHGFTLRHFPQSFEFSTLGGWIATRSGGHFATLYTHIDDLVEATRVVTPRGSLETRRLPGSGAGPSPDRLFLGSEGILGFVTSAWMRLQARPEFRATRTVHFGDFFQGAEAVRRLSQSGLYPTNCRLIDAREALINGIGNGSKHLLIIGFESADHPVDAWLERALEIVADAGGSVQASREQTPDKGQAGDWRQQFIRAPYMRDALIRLGLVAETFETAITWDRFEAFHQGVSETVNRVTREVCGKAFVTCRFTHVYPDGPAPYYTVIAPGRRGDQVKQWDEIKLAVMETLIDLGGTITHHHAVGRDHRPGYDRQRPELFADVLRSAKQTLDPDGLLNPGVLI
- a CDS encoding sensor domain-containing phosphodiesterase, producing MTSSNIEKRRLAALNRLGILDTPPEERFERLTRIARQYYQVKIALFTIVDNERQWFKSRQGLDTPETPRSVAFCDYAIQQDKILLVADAAEDPRFSKNPLVTGEPFIRFYAGMPVREPGGFKIGTLCIIDDKPRQLNEVDLDVLRSLASIVEDELERAYLATTDHDYVHVSHLSRAIHRAQNVFLTSDNERAAFEQMLSDLLSLTGSQFGFIGEVLRHDNQIPYLKIGAITNIAWSPETQALYQEVERRGLIFDRLDNILGKPMVTGEVIVSNDLETDPRRGGLPSGHPPITAYIGIPVFSGDRQIGLIGLANRLGGYTARLAEELEPLLQTVGNLIERKRLYQEKREHQKSLEQAANFDALTGLPNRRRLTALFEQELFEAKQREGLVSVCFIDLDGFKEINDLHGHAVGDAVLKSIAQRLLSSIRAHDIVARLGGDEFVAILRDVDDARVYARLLEAIRRPINYRHHILNLSASMGVTIYPDDDADADLLIRHADQAMYAAKEAGKNTYTLFDLDSHFSRKERVKVIEQIGDAIRLGQLELYYQPKVSFTRHCLEGFEALIRWNHPVQGLLSPDYFLEHIEYTEYARSVGNFVIREAITRLQEFADSRLPYTVSVNLSPSHFLGPDFRDDLASALGDCPHDIRSNLILEILETTALDDTHRVLENLQACRDLGVDMSLDDFGTGYSSLDLFRRLPAQEIKIDRSFVMDMLDNNDNFMIVSAIVSLSQSFQRRLVAEGIESAPVEAKLMELGCELGQGFFYSRPMPLEKALEWASHFTWSTRANSPDS